AGACGTTTATGCAGAAATACAAGGGCACTTTTAGCTTCACAATCGGAAGTGAAATGTTCATACTTTGGCGAAAATGCTTGGGTACAATTCCAGAATAATACAGAAAAGGCAAATGACTAGCACACAACAATGGCTGATATATTGGATTCTGAGAATATGCTCTGTTAGTGTCTTTTTGGTATACCAAGAGATATATATGTTCTCATAAAGTTCTGTGGGCATTGACTAGATACTACTTAGACCTGGGCTGTATGTTGATTCCGACATGCAAGGGCATGTAAGAATTCAGTAAGTCACAAAATGTAACATCCTcacttaggccgggttcacacatgCGCCATTCGGAGGTTCCATCGTAAATccggcacagaataccagaagaaatagcgctgcaagcGGCACTTTTTTTCTGGTGGATGCTGAGCAGCTGAGTGGGAAGGGAATGGACCCTATGATAGTCGATGGGGTCTgtccggcgctgtttggttctgccATAAGACGGAACCATTTGGCCGGGGGATTTCCTGTTTCCTGAATGGAACAGCAAAACGGAACCCCCGACAGGTTTGTGCAAGCAGCCTTACTCATGCAAACCGATACTACAGTGTGAAGGATCTTGGGTAGCCATTAGAGATATACGATTTCTGAGCATGTTATTAGATGGGCTATGAGTACAGAAGTCCAATCATAAAATCCCGTACATTACCTGTGCTTGTTATATTCCACTCCAATATAAGGCTATCATAATGTAGTGAAACTAGTTTACAATTAAATGGCATGAACATTCATTGCATATCTACGTgctttgacatattgcagtgatATACGTCTCTTTGTTAAGTCCTAACCTAGTCTAAGAAATAGTTCCTGGCACTGCAAAAGTTAAgctccttttacacggggcaAAAAATGGTCGGAACGCGCAAACAAGTCGTTTGCTTTAAAATGACGTCCATTTACACACGCAGATAATCGTTTACATTTTTCGCTCATTCAGTCCGTCGTTGATCTGCCAGGGAAATCTGGGATTGGTTTGAAAATGACGGAACTAtcgccttttacacggaacgactggCAACgacgaatgatgatttttttatgcctgcataaaatgagctacaaacgataagcgaacgaattgtcgttcaatcgttggccaaGTTTACACTCAACTATTAGCCTTCAACTTGAGTCAATGATATTTGAAcagtaatcattccatgtaaaactGGAAATCtcttacttaaaggagttgttaaTTGATGAATAACCCTCCCTTCACTAAACCGTAAGTCCCCAACCCAATCGCTTTTCACCCAATGAGAAGTCAAGAGTTGCTCTCGTCCGGCTTACAAAATTATTGGGATTCAGAACCAGTAAGACaaactggggaaaaaaaggagaagCGGGATAAAGGGGGTTCAAAAGTGAATTTCTGGAACACATTTTTGTGTGTATATCCCTGTAGTATAAATGCAAAATAACATTATCGTAAATTAAAATTTCTTTAGCAAATATTCTCATGGTACAAAAAATATTCTGTCAGCCAACAAGTACACTGGAGAAATCACATAGAAAACAATACAAAATAAGCAACTCCAGCTTGCTAGAAATGATAGTCTTAAACacatgacaaaaaaacaaaaacatgatcAGCCACCAGGACCTCTTGAAAAAAAGACAGAGTAGAACAAGAaccaaagtgtaaaaaaagtacaAATCATAATTTACAGCTCGTTAACACACCAAAGGTATAAATAAAAACATACATAACGTAATAAAAATGTTAAGCCAGAACTTTACATGAACAATGTGCTCCAGTGCGACAGACTAAATCTAAGGTCACTTTGTATTTTAACAACTTTTCTGGTGgcaaggtcttttttttttgatATGCCAAATGTccatattatatactgtatattaaaaaTCCAATTTTACCAGAAAATTGGCCCCATTTTAACGTAACGATCGATTCTTTCATTAAAAGGTCTTATCGTAAGTTAAATCTATACTTATGAAGGAAAGGAAGCTGCATATAACGGGTAATATTGTACGACCATGCAGATATTCATTGTGGCATTACAGGAGGTCTGTACAAGTTTGGCGCCAGTTTAGGAGGGCAAAAGCAGCTTCTTCgagtgtcttctgtgttcttgATAGGACCAGCAATAATGTTCAACTGCCACCTGAACAACAGGTATTGCCAAAGTCTGGTCCAGTTTTTCAACCTCTCCCAATTTACGGCATTTTGAGTTCATGCCACCACTAATTTTGGATGGTTTGTCTTTAGTCAATGTTCATTTTTGTTTCTTGTCCTTCTGTGTGTCTTTGTTTTGCTCCGATTTGAACAGTCTCCTTGGGACAACCATAATGCTGCCATCGCTATTACAGTGCAAGGTGTAGTGGTTTGGATTCACAGGTCGGCCCTGCTCATCTCGTAGACGGTTGAATACATCGCGGTAGAGATCGTTTAGCTTCTGCTTCATGTGGCTCATTGACTTACTACACTGTGCTTGCTCTTTCAGTAGCTTTTCTTTCTGAACTTTCAGCTGGTTTACATCATCCTCCAAGTTCAAAATGACATCCAACTTACGCTTACGACAGTTCTGAGCAGCCACCTTGTTCTTACCTCGACGTCGAATATCTCGTATGACAGACACTTGGGTCTCTGTCAGATAATGCTTGGACAACATACTATTAAACATCTCTACAGGCATACTCACAATTTCATCGACCGTGAATGGTATTCTTAAGGATTTTGCTCTCCGTTCATCTCGACTGAGGCTTTTGTCCATTGCGTTGACACATGGGCTCCTTATTTTGTTAGATTTCATTGACCAGCTATAATGATGTTCTGGACTAGGCTCCACTTGAGTAGGCAGCTGATTATATGTATGGTTATGGTGAACATTGTGTAAAGACATCTCATCATAATTGTTTGAATCATCCAGCTGACCAAATTTGTTGATTTCTGAACCACTCCCACCTACCGCTCCCTCTAAACCATCATATGAGGTGGATTCAGAGTCACTGCTGTAGCCAGCAGCACCTTCTTCTTCCCCAAAAGTTATAGATGAAGTGTCAGATATGCTTGCAGATGTTGGGCTATGGCTTGAATTTAAGGATAGTCCAGAATCAGAGTCTGGTTCTTCAAATAACTGAGAGACTTCCAAAGGATCAAACCCTTCTTCCAGGGCTAGAGACATTAAATTGATTTCATCAAATACATTCTCATCAAGACCAGAAAGAAGATCTTGATTAGTTGAGTTTCTTGAATTATTGTCAGTTGTTGGAAACAGGTTGGTCAGATTTGTGGCACTTAAGGGATCTCCAGGAATAGCACTTGAATTTAACTGTAGTAAGTTCTCTGGTGTGTGGTCCTCACTAGACCCGTTGGTAGGACTTGATGCAAACATGGCTTCCTGTAGACTTATATTTTGGCTTATTGCCTCTGGTAGATGCACATTGAATGGTACTGGAGTGCTGACGGCATTGTTGGTATTAGAAATGGACTGAATGTCTTCCAATGTAATCTAAAGTAGTAAAATAAGAAAACAGTAAGATACACTTTTTTACTATTTCCATAGCTATTTAACCATACAATTACACTTTTCAAATTTACCAATGTTCAGAATGACATTGACAATACAAGCAAGGAGCATGTGAGGAGCACTACacccactattagagatgagcaagtatactcgctaaggcacattactcgagcgagtagtgccttagccgagtatctccccgctcgtctctacagattcggggggccggcgggaggggggggcggggagcagcaggggagagcggggaggaacggaggggagatctctctctccctctctcccccccgctccccgctgcaactcacctgtcacccgcgccggcccccgaatctttagagacgagcggggagatactcggctaaggcactactcgctcgagtaatgtgccttagcgagtatactcgctcatctctacccactaTCCTTTatgaggattaaaggggttttccgggcaaatactattgatgacctatcctcagggcaggtcatcaatagctgatcactggggaccCACTGCTCACGATCGCTGGCGATCACCTGATTACCCGGTCTACTATTAGTTCAGCGAGGCCAGAAGTCATCATTGGGATTGGAGGCAGAATTGTCATAGATGGCTTCACTCACATTGAAATCAGAGGGAGCACTGCTTTACCCTGGCGTCAGAGCCAGGAGTACCAGAAGTATAATAGgaggatttcaatggaagtgaaactCTCTATGATGCTTCCACCTCCGACTCCAATGATCCAACCCCACAGCACTGGCAACGGgctgggtgatcagctgattgttggggatctTGAGTGGCGGGTCAACAACTGACGACCTATCCttgcttggaaaatccctttaacagccTTCTTTTTAGCTGCATGATGAGACTGAAGGCATTGTCTCAAAATGAAAGCAGGCACCTGTGGTCTCTGTGGGTCCGGCTTCTCTAACTCCCTACGATCAGCTGCTATTCCTAGGAAAAGACATGTCTGCCCAGACATCTTCTCTGCATTGGCAGCTGCAGGGCATATGGAGTATTACATGGCTTTTCATCCAAAGCACAGATAATCCGGGAGCCCTCCGATATGACATCTAAGTGCCTTAATAGGACATATGGACAGAAGTTGTCTTCAGTAAGAACGAATTTAGGCTTTGCAGATACCTCCTGCTTTTAGGAACACCTTGCACTGCTTTGCAATACTAGAGTTTATGGTAACCTAAGTTCTGCTTATGCTAAACTTTCACACTGATGTACTGAAACCAGTAAGAAAAATGACATAATCTTACATTTAAATCAGGCAGAGAAAGAAAGTCTTGCCACAATTCTCCTACTGTGTTCCCAGGTCTGGAGGAGGGTGGTACACTTTGAAAAGAATTTTCACTTGTGCCCTTTAAGAGAAAAACAAGCAAAATATATCGTTATAGGGAACATGTAATCAGAAAACGAGGTTTTtacattaaacattttttttacattttttcgacGATTTTATAGTATTAATTTTCCATGTCACTACATATATTTACAAAAAATTCTTATATCCTCCAGTTTTTACTACTAATAGGCTGACAATTCCTGTTATGTACAGCAGCCTAAAAGCCTTATGCACAATGGCTTGGAGGAGACTAATTAGCAGAGACTTTTTATGAGAGGGTGTTAtggacatgctctgtgacatgcTTAGAGGTTATTATGCAGGACGGGGGAAGAGGTgaactgtgaccatcacctattgtgaatggtgtgatcctgtgtcatctatatatacacactgattGGCCACTTTTAAAGTGACACccaccctttcatgattggagcttccctgtttgCAAATTAGACAAATGACCATTAGAATGTTAGAATCAAGCGATCTGAGCCGAGGAACTGTGAATGAGGCATGGTCATAGTAGTTGACTAGTTGGTGCCGGTATTTTAAAATTGACCTTGTGGGTTTTCTAGTGCAACAGTGTTGAGAGTATATTGAGAATTATGTGATCGATGAAAAACATCCACTGACAGAGAGTCCTATGCAAGTAAATAACttgttgatgaaaggggtcaaaggaggatgtcaaaaatCATACTGACAAACGGACAGTgcgcagtcaagcaaattgctgcTGAATACAAGGCTGGTGCTCAAACGAATTGGTGTGCGGAATGTATTCTTAGCACACATTGAGCCCTCTGATACCTATGGAAGGACGCCATGATGAATTACTGTGGTTCAAAAGAGGTCCAACATGCTAATAGATGGATGTCCGGAATAAATTGGCTACTCtgtataggtgtcacctttcattaTAGTCCTGCGTGTGACAAAGATAATGAGAGGACTACTGagaggttttctctacagaacagaagtAGGCTTAGTGGCCAGAATGAAAACAACAACCTTTTAGGAAACTTGTAAATATACATACTGTATTTCCCTAAAAGTAGGCcttaccccgatagtaagacctaccggGTTTTtgtgggaggcttgaaatataaggcctcccccaaaaataggacctacctaacatgcccacccccccccccccccaaaaaaaaaaatcaatactcacctggtctgcggcgtcctGATAGTCcccggcggcgctgcggcaaacttcAGAGTCCTCCCTGCCTGCCATCTCAGCTTTGCTGATGACaggactttgaataccccgcctctagcaaagcAAACGCTGTGactggctaatcgagcgccagcagccaatcacagccagcgctcgatgagccaatcacagccactcagtgatgtcattcactgagtggctgaGATTGGCttatcgagtgccagctgtgattggctgcaggcgctcgattagccaatcacagcgttcGCTTCGCTGGAGGTGGGTTATTTAAAGCCCCTTCAACAGCAAAGCTGAAATGGCAGACAGGGAGGACTCTGAAGtttgctgcagcaccaccggggACCATTGGGACGCCGtgaaccaggtgagtataagccctctcacccccgaaaataagacactgtgcctcttttggggcaaaaaataatataaggcagtgtcttatttttggggaaacacggtagtgatatgaaaattaaaaaaataaaataaaaaattatatatatacacatatgtttaatataaaaacttaACAAGTCATTTTCCAATtgcacattttttaaattatattttcagTGTTAAAGGGAAAGCTGAGTCTTCAGAGTCATGCACACATGCTCTCCTATATAagcctactagtaattattaggaaattatacagTACcactgtttctggtggcgcaatacaccacacagctctgctacatgcacgtcacacacacagcactgctacatgtacatcacacacacagcactgctacatgtacatcacatacagctctgctacatacattcttcatacaataGGGATGaaaaccagcacagcagagtcctgcgcACACTGATCACCCcatgtcatgtgaccccagactgctcccacacaggtgactgatcacatgacggtaacaTCATGTTAGTTAGTactgcatcccctacaaacctcCGCAGCCTCAGTTGTTatgaaatactaatgaacacctagccggacagcagccgtatgcttccaggacctttgatgacatcaccgtcatgtgatcaggggccgagcatgtaactcactcacgcacGGATGGACAAGtaatcattagtagtttgatgggaGAGTGCACAcccaggactctgaaaagagtcagatttttggccGGTGTGTGAACTTCAGAGGCGAGTACCACGGGAACCAGGAAGCGGgtgaatgtgaaaaatacatcagcagctccctgtcacctcgcctaacagcaccataagttagtttatggtgttgtagGCAGGGGTTAGTTTCCCTTCAAGGCAAACAACATATAATAATCATAAGATACAAAGTTTCATGTTGTTGCTAATTATGTAAGACACACTCAGAATACTAGTAGTAGTATTAGccaattaaccctctccaatccactgattgaagacattctgattaaagcctgtgcagctccgatgtcggaagacgtccggcagggtattactactgtatattactggccgctctgtcaggggtctctccagcatgtcctataccgcagtactggctctagtcagcagatggcgccattgtataatggcagaaagagaaaaatccctaggaaaccctgaatccaaaattggattgcaaagggttaagaaaggTCAAAAACTCCTTTTCTCAGCCCATGCCTTAAAGTTCTTCATCAAAAGAAATGATAAGTCTGGCCATAAAACCGGCTAACCCAAGCTGCCATGAAATTCACCCTATCCCTGCTCAAAAGGCCTGCAAATCCTACCATGCTACTAATGTCCCTGATCTCCTCCTTGGGTTTTGCTAATGGACAATTTGCGGTCCATAAGCTGCACAGAATCTACAGCTCCTATGGTTTCACTTACTTCTAAAGCACATAGTTATAAGGAGCTTGTGGCTTTACAAGGAAGCGACTCCCTGCTGCTCAACTTTAAGCTGAATGGTTCCCATTTTATGCATAACTTGTAAGTTGCTTATTTACATTTTCTGAAGACCCCTGAAACATAACTTCGGGGGCGGAGATTCACTTTAAGTTAATAACTTCCCCTGTTTCAagctttgcttaaaggggttgtcccgcggcagcaagtgggtctatacacttctgtatggccatattaatgcactttgtaatgtacattgtgcattaattatgagccatacagaagttataaaaagttttttacttacctgctccgttgctagcgtcctcgtctccatggagccgactaattttcggcctccgatggccaaattagccgcgcttgcgcagtccgggtcttctcctgtcttcaatggggccgctcgtgcagaatgccggctccgtgtagctccgccccgtcacgtgccgattctagccaatcaggaggctggaatcggcaatggaccgcacagaagagctgcggtccacggagggagcagaccccggcggccatcttcagcaggtaagtatgaagacgccggaccgccgggattcaggtaagcactctccgtttgttttttttaacccctgcatcggggttgtctcgcgccgaacgggggggggggggggggttaaaaaaaaaaaaaaaaacagtttcggcgcgggacaacccctttaaggatttaggACAAGATACAGTATTGTCTTTACTCCTTAGGCAGCATCAAGAGTTCTGTATTGGTGACAATCAGAGCTTTACAAATTGAAAGAGTCTTGGAAAAAATCAATTAGATGTCTTCAATGTGAACCAAAGAACAGTTACTATTTACTGAACAGCACTGAAGAAATGACTGTGTGACAATACCCCAGAGCACAGCATGCATCCGCTCCGACAGTGACGCGTCTATGTAATTGCCGCACAGGGACAGTAGTAATGCCAGACAGAGGCCTTAGTCAAGGCTTCTTACTCCATATAGTTTTGCAATGGCAATGCCTGAATATGCACCATGcactttatatagttttgcaaTGGCAATGCCTGAATATGTCCCATGcactttatatagttttgcaaTGGCAATGCCTGAATATGCCCCATTCACTCTATGTAATTTTGTAATGGCAATGCCTGAATATGCCCATGCACCCCATATAGTTTTGCAGTGACAATGCCTGAATATGTCCCATGCACCCCATATAATCTTGCAATGGCAATGCCTGAATATCAACCATGCACTCCATATAGTTTTGCAGTGACAATGCCTGAATATGCCCCATGCACTCCATATAATTTTGCAATGGCAATGCCTAAATATGTACCATGCACTCTATATAGTTTTGCAACAGCAATGCCCGTTAACACACCAAGCACTCGTAATGTGGTTTATATAACGCAACCATAAATGCAAAACATCTTTACACCCATTTTTAGTACCATATATAATATTGACAATCCAGCTACTGTCTGCCTAATAATTCACTTATCACAAGGCCCATTACCAGCAACTGAAAGTGATTTACCTCAAGTGCATTTTCAGTTTGTGCCAGCAGCTGAATAAATTCTTCAAAGAACAGAGAGCTCGTGTTTCGATCAATCTGCAAAATTGGAGAAAGTGTCCGTTATAACAAATGGGTCATGGGTTGCTGGAGGATGGCAGTGAAAGTCCAAGCTGATCTGGAACCAACTGAGATTTCAATTTGTCAGTATAatgaatcctagactggtagagttggaagggacctccagggtcatcgggtccaaccccctgctcaatgcaggatttactaaatcatcccagacagatatttgtccagcctttgtttgaacatttccattgaaggagaactcaccacctcctatggcaACCTGCCACCCCCATTGGCACCCCCACAATGTGCATATGGGCTGCCGATGGGTTCTTATGGTGGCCAGGTCTGCCATCTTTGTACACTAGAAGAAAACACCATAGCTGATGAAATCGGTGAGATGCCAGTGTGAAGGTATACACTGCGGCCATTATCACTTGGGAGACAACCGACAGATCGTCTTTATGGCCCAATAGAGCAGCAACCTGCACAGATCGCCATATTCTAAAGACAGCAAGTCCGCAGACCACTGTGAAAGGCTTTGTATATTGGTCTTACCTCCGCTCTTATGTCGATGCTGTCGCCTGCACCTGTATTGCTCAGGGCATCTTCTTCACTGTGTTGAGTTACCTCCTCCTCCAGTCCTGCCTTCCCGTTGTCATTGTGCAGGTAGCTGTAGCTGTAGGATTCCTCGCTATATCCCAATTTATCTTCTTGTTTCTGAAATATCAAGGAAAACACTTGTTATACAATGGTTGAATTTAGTAAGAGAATTACCATAGGATTGAGTCAATTATACTCAAGTTTGCAAGGACTTCAGCATCTCATGAACCTTTGACGTTGCATTAAAGAATACCAACCGTATCATTGTGTTAGCCACAAAAATGAATCCTGAATGGAAAACATATCTTATAAAGTACAAGGAGACAGAGCTCTATTCATCCTATACA
This genomic window from Eleutherodactylus coqui strain aEleCoq1 chromosome 12, aEleCoq1.hap1, whole genome shotgun sequence contains:
- the NFE2L3 gene encoding nuclear factor erythroid 2-related factor 3 is translated as MKDLKKYMTEGLLQFAILLSLVGVRVDLDSYLPPIREIILGTSSAYSQIPFHSLRDTWEGSSLHPKSPDLDSFFTARRLLDEVRALGDTRVPRTEVSAWLVHTEPADAADTGTVSALHSAGSNEEGTDTPSNSEGPSQPPARSSSLQTSHATPSQPHIGTGATSTPGDYTKEKQEDKLGYSEESYSYSYLHNDNGKAGLEEEVTQHSEEDALSNTGAGDSIDIRAEIDRNTSSLFFEEFIQLLAQTENALEGTSENSFQSVPPSSRPGNTVGELWQDFLSLPDLNITLEDIQSISNTNNAVSTPVPFNVHLPEAISQNISLQEAMFASSPTNGSSEDHTPENLLQLNSSAIPGDPLSATNLTNLFPTTDNNSRNSTNQDLLSGLDENVFDEINLMSLALEEGFDPLEVSQLFEEPDSDSGLSLNSSHSPTSASISDTSSITFGEEEGAAGYSSDSESTSYDGLEGAVGGSGSEINKFGQLDDSNNYDEMSLHNVHHNHTYNQLPTQVEPSPEHHYSWSMKSNKIRSPCVNAMDKSLSRDERRAKSLRIPFTVDEIVSMPVEMFNSMLSKHYLTETQVSVIRDIRRRGKNKVAAQNCRKRKLDVILNLEDDVNQLKVQKEKLLKEQAQCSKSMSHMKQKLNDLYRDVFNRLRDEQGRPVNPNHYTLHCNSDGSIMVVPRRLFKSEQNKDTQKDKKQK